ACAAACAGTTATGTTTTGCTGCTTCGGTAAAGAGTTGATCCGGATTTTTTATTGAATCCTTGCAAGTTATTCTGCTCAACGCCTCATGCCCAAAAATACTGCCGTCCCTTAGCGATACTATAGGCTGGAATACTGTTTTTATTAGCTTATTATCAATTATGTAATTCAAATCTTCCTGAATTTTCTGTGACATCTTGTCAACTCCTAGCAATTGTTTCGGATGAACTTAATGCTACTCTATTGAAATCATAATTTTGATAAATAATTGAAATTTCTTTGTAAATTAAAAGTAAATTTCTCAAAAATAATTTATATAGAACATTGTAAATAATACAAACCGTTTACAAAATTTTTATGTACTGATTACCTAAGCAAATTATATTGAAAGTGTTTTTATAATATTATAAAGGAGACAATTATGTTCAAAAAGGTATTTAAGATAATCAATAAAAAAATAATAAATGCTCTTTCTTCCGTTTCAAATTTTTTTAAATTTAAGACAGACAGCTTAATCTCTAGGAAAAAAATACAGTACGGAAAAAATTCTTTTGCCAATATGAAACTGGGAACTAAGCTGGAGGTTTCCTTTGCAGTAATTATAATCCTATTTATAATTCCAATTTCCGTAAGTATGTTAAAATATAATGAAACTGTTAAACTATTAAAAAAAGCTAATGATGTTACTATTCCCGAGGTATATTACGCATCTTCTGTATCTAATAATCTAAAAATAATTGAAAAAAATTTATATGCATCAACACTGACAGACAACAAGGCAAAAAAGGATGATTACATAAAAGAAAGCCAAGATTTGTACGACGAAGCCGTAAAAAATCTTGAAAACCTCAAAGTTTTTTTAAACAGTGATACAAAAAATATAAATGATATACTTAAAGCTTTGGAAGAAGAGGCTAAAATAAGAGATGCCGTAATGACAAGTAAGTACAAAAGTGACGCATCTAGAATGATTTTTAATTCTTATGATCCAATTATCATTAAAATAAACTCAAACCTTGATTTGATAACTGAAAAAATAAATGCTGAACTGCAGGAGAACGCCGAAGAATCTGACAAAGCATCAAAGTTTACCTTAATACTGACAATAGCCACAACAACAGCAGTAGTAGTTCTTGGATGGATAATTTCAAAATCCATAGCAGGCAGCATTGTAAAACCTATAATGCAAATAGAAGATTTTGCAATGTCATTGTCAGAGGGAAACCTAGACTGTGAAATAGAGTATGAATCAGATAATGAAATAGGCCGATTAGCTGAAGACTTAAGAAAATCCTCATGTTCCCTGGCATTATATATAAATGAAATTGATTATGCCATGAAGCAATTATCAGAAGGTAATTTAGATATAACGACAAGCGGAAATTTTAAAGGTGATTTCAAAAAAATAGGACAATCCATTGATGCATCAGTAAGCCTTTTATCAGATACTCTCAAGGGAATAAGCCAGCTGTCATCAGAAGTCTCTTTAAGGTCAGGCCAATTATTAACAAATTCTCAAACCATCTCAAAAGGAGCGGCTGATCAGTCAAGTTCAATAGAGGAATCACAAACAGCAATTGATGAAATATCTGAATATGCAAAAGCTAATACAGAAAACACCCATGATGCAAGAAATACATTGTATAAAATTGATGATGAAATTACCAGCTGCAGCAAAAGTATGAATGAAATGCTGGACACTATGTCTGAAATAAGCAAAAAATCCAGTGATGTAGAAAAATTTATTAAAGTCATTGATAATATAACTTTTCAAACAAACATTTTAGCACTAAACGCTGCAGTTGAAGCAGCACGCGCAGGCGATGCCGGCAAAGGGTTTGCCGTTGTAGCTGGTGAAGTAAGAAGTCTGGCACTAAACAGCTCCGAGGCTGCTAAAAACATTGCCTATATTATTGAAGAAACCTCACAGGCTGTACATAACGGAAACAAACTTGCAAACGAAACAGCTTCATCTCTGTCAAAAATTGTAACAAGCTCAAACGAAGCAACAATTAAGATATCAGAGATTACAAAAGCTTCCGAAGAACAGCTGTCAGCCATAAAAGAAATAAAATCAGGAATAGACCATATTTCAACCATAGTTCTGGCAAATTCCAATGCAGCTGAGCAGTCTTACGCTGACAGCAGTGAACTGTCCCTAAGATCTCAAAAGCTGCATAATATGTTAAGTAAATTTGCATTGTAAAATAAAACAGCTCATTAAGAAATAGATCAATAATATTCCTTCAATGAGCTGTTTACCTCATTTATTTATACTATCATTTCATAGCAATTATACCAATTTCATTAATTGATTAAAGCACTGTTCCAAACAAAGCAAAAACATCCATTAGTACACTCTTAATATAATCTCAACTATAAAACTAACCACCATTAGCAGTCCCTGAAGCTTGAAATATGATGCCAGCTTTGAAATCATATAACTTACTTGAACCGAAGAATCATCAACATTTGAAAATATTGCTTCATCAGCATGCTTTTTAACTTTTAATAATTTAGAGCCCAAAATTATTTGTATAATACCGGGCACAGATCCTATAAGGAATGCAAATAAGCCTGCAATTGCAGCAATAATACCAAAAATAATGTATATTACGCCTATAATACCCGTCCATTTACTCAATTCTTGCAAATCTTGGTTCATAATATTTCTTAGTAAGGTATCAGCAAGAAGCTGTACTCAC
Above is a window of Sedimentibacter sp. MB35-C1 DNA encoding:
- a CDS encoding DUF5362 family protein; the encoded protein is MNQDLQELSKWTGIIGVIYIIFGIIAAIAGLFAFLIGSVPGIIQIILGSKLLKVKKHADEAIFSNVDDSSVQVSYMISKLASYFKLQGLLMVVSFIVEIILRVY
- a CDS encoding methyl-accepting chemotaxis protein, whose protein sequence is MFKKVFKIINKKIINALSSVSNFFKFKTDSLISRKKIQYGKNSFANMKLGTKLEVSFAVIIILFIIPISVSMLKYNETVKLLKKANDVTIPEVYYASSVSNNLKIIEKNLYASTLTDNKAKKDDYIKESQDLYDEAVKNLENLKVFLNSDTKNINDILKALEEEAKIRDAVMTSKYKSDASRMIFNSYDPIIIKINSNLDLITEKINAELQENAEESDKASKFTLILTIATTTAVVVLGWIISKSIAGSIVKPIMQIEDFAMSLSEGNLDCEIEYESDNEIGRLAEDLRKSSCSLALYINEIDYAMKQLSEGNLDITTSGNFKGDFKKIGQSIDASVSLLSDTLKGISQLSSEVSLRSGQLLTNSQTISKGAADQSSSIEESQTAIDEISEYAKANTENTHDARNTLYKIDDEITSCSKSMNEMLDTMSEISKKSSDVEKFIKVIDNITFQTNILALNAAVEAARAGDAGKGFAVVAGEVRSLALNSSEAAKNIAYIIEETSQAVHNGNKLANETASSLSKIVTSSNEATIKISEITKASEEQLSAIKEIKSGIDHISTIVLANSNAAEQSYADSSELSLRSQKLHNMLSKFAL